One genomic region from Mercenaria mercenaria strain notata unplaced genomic scaffold, MADL_Memer_1 contig_4514, whole genome shotgun sequence encodes:
- the LOC128553936 gene encoding carbohydrate sulfotransferase 11-like: MLFCAIEKTGSTFWKRILHIAGGWRNVSNPTHIGLGEAYTEKGGYRSMKGKNWTNIVEIFSKTRSVIFVRDPYTRLFSGWLDKFYSPNIYFWKSAGKQIVKRERKTDVKCVYDVTFAEFVNHTVHNVLSKPCIDGHFQSNYLHCLPCNVSFDYIGKYETIKEDTMHILDAFKLSEKIKFDDFEKDSALDAIKDAAGWVFSQKKGVAECEVSFGCALFKVWSRLQSRGIISFKIKFPFKSDEDVRNVTRKQFESALKNAYDGSDSEDLQNSRQAALVQALSSLPKSSVNLIQQAFDLDFEIFGYDRVPIVSINPTNFQTFSYFQNCPPF, translated from the coding sequence GGAAACGAATTTTGCATATAGCAGGAGGTTGGCGGAACGTTTCTAATCCTACCCATATTGGCTTAGGAGAAGCGTATACCGAGAAAGGAGGGTACCGGTCAATGAAAGGTAAAAATTGGacaaatattgttgaaatttttaGCAAAACAAGAAGTGTTATATTTGTGAGAGACCCTTACACGAGACTATTTTCTGGTTGGCTTGACAAGTTCTATTCACCAAATATCTACTTCTGGAAATCAGCTGGAAAACAGATAGTGAAAAGGGAAAGAAAAACTGATGTCAAGTGTGTTTATGATGTGACATTTGCAGAATTTGTTAATCATACCGTGCATAATGTTCTATCTAAACCATGTATAGATGGGCATTTCCAGTCTAACTATTTGCATTGCTTACCTTGTAATGTCTCATTCGATTACATTGGCAAATATGAGACAATTAAAGAAGATACTATGCATATTCTAGATGCATTCaaactttcagaaaaaattaaatttgatgaTTTTGAGAAAGACTCCGCACTAGACGCTATAAAGGACGCTGCTGGTTGGGTGTTTTCTCAGAAAAAAGGGGTAGCTGAATGTGAAGTGTCATTTGGATGTGCTTTGTTCAAAGTTTGGAGCAGGCTTCAGAGCCGAGGAAtcatcagttttaaaataaagtttccttttaaatcGGATGAGGATGTACGTAACGTAACAAGAAAACAGTTTGAATCAGCTCTAAAGAATGCTTATGACGGGAGTGATTCAGAGGACTTACAGAACAGTCGACAAGCAGCGCTTGTACAAGCTTTGAGTTCACTTCCTAAATCATCAGTAAATTTAATACAACAGGCATTTGAtttagactttgaaatatttggaTATGATCGAGTACCCATTGTGTCCATTAATCCAACAAATTTTCAGACTTTTAGTTACTTCCAAAACTGCCCACCTTTTTGA
- the LOC128553937 gene encoding uncharacterized protein LOC128553937 translates to MENIKVHSVNQCKSRRYLVYKCDSSSLCGGWGDRQNGIVSSFLFALLTNRTFIIDMTNPCKLENFLLSNVYNWSICRDYMRTLPKKNFTSFNYVVGSRKFLNQIKDFTFDRNWTAQVIGLRFNAYMRVIDQIRQHKQAKARLNWLLNATNEEVIHRVLHTLFQPNQRILDDAVKLNTNRIHDKHLVCSHIRKGKNPSIPGDNKLPRGTPNETLIFDFLKQYNDDRKYAIYIATDSDEVRRLAEASIKSYININRTIVHVDRLGKLKKYKEESCEGFYTVIFEQFMLSLCDTLVLTRSNFGGIAAYIRGISDNLFLYNQKTDIILPSNLTYMQRIFKFI, encoded by the coding sequence ATGGAGAATATAAAAGTTCATAGTGTCAACCAGTGCAAGAGTCGTAgatatcttgtttacaaatgcgATTCTTCAAGTTTATGTGGGGGTTGGGGAGACCGCCAAAATGGTATTGTATCATCCTTTCTATTTGCACTACTGACAAATAGGACTTTCATTATCGATATGACAAATCCTTGCAAACTGGAAAACTTTCTCCTGTCTAATGTTTACAACTGGTCAATATGTAGGGACTACATGAGAACACTGCCAAAGAAAAATTTTACTAGCTTCAATTATGTTGTAGGTAGTAGAAAATTTTTGAATCAAATTAAAGACTTTACTTTTGATAGGAACTGGACAGCTCAGGTTATAGGTTTAAGATTCAATGCATATATGCGTGTTATTGATCAGATTAGACAACACAAGCAAGCTAAAGCAAGATTGAACTGGTTGTTGAATGCTACAAATGAGGAGGTTATTCATAGAGTACTGCACACTTTATTTCAACCAAATCAAAGAATTCTGGATGATGCTGTAAAGCTCAATACGAACAGGATACATGACAAGCATTTAGTGTGTAGTCACATCCGTAAAGGGAAGAATCCCAGCATTCCAGGAGATAACAAGCTTCCtagaggaactccaaatgaaacTTTGATATTTGACTTTTTGAAACAATACAATGATGACAGAAAATATGCTATCTATATTGCAACTGATTCGGACGAAGTTAGAAGACTTGCTGAAGCATCTATTAAATCATACATTAACATTAACAGAACAATTGTTCATGTTGACCGACTGGGAAAACTGAAAAAGTATAAGGAAGAATCTTGTGAAGGATTTTATACAGTAATTTTTGAGCAGTTTATGCTATCGCTCTGTGACACACTTGTATTAACTCGAAGTAATTTTGGTGGAATTGCAGCATATATAAGAGGCATTTCAGACAACCTTTTCTTGTATAATCaaaaaactgatataatactTCCATCTAACTTAACTTATATGCAACGCATattcaaatttatctaa